In Armatimonadota bacterium, the following proteins share a genomic window:
- the ycf63 gene encoding ABC transporter permease, giving the protein MQTRVPLSHPLTSLAEQATQLVLFVGDIGILLAQALGFVFRGRWEARETIVQMALIGAQAVPMVVITSGFTGAVLALYSAKLMLQFGVGSLAGGAVALAMARELGPVVTGVVVAARSASAIAAEIGSMKVTEQVDALRALAVPPVQYLVVPRLIACLTMLPALGMLAFVVGTFGGYAVAVPIGVSPTSYLLGIRELVDTYDVFAGLLKTVVFGAIIALVGCRAGLRTEGGAVGVGQATTNSVVVAVLLIYVANFFLAYLLFGGR; this is encoded by the coding sequence ATGCAAACACGAGTGCCATTGAGCCATCCTTTAACTAGCCTCGCCGAGCAAGCCACCCAGCTGGTGCTGTTTGTGGGCGACATCGGTATCCTGCTGGCGCAGGCGCTAGGGTTCGTGTTTCGTGGACGGTGGGAGGCGCGTGAGACGATAGTGCAGATGGCTCTCATCGGGGCGCAAGCAGTGCCGATGGTGGTGATTACCAGCGGGTTTACCGGCGCAGTGCTTGCACTATATTCGGCGAAGCTGATGCTACAATTCGGGGTGGGTTCGCTGGCAGGAGGAGCGGTTGCATTGGCGATGGCGCGGGAGCTGGGCCCGGTGGTGACCGGTGTGGTGGTGGCAGCTCGCTCTGCCTCGGCGATTGCTGCTGAAATAGGCAGTATGAAGGTCACCGAGCAGGTGGATGCGCTACGCGCTCTGGCTGTGCCGCCGGTACAGTATCTGGTGGTGCCTCGCCTGATCGCCTGCCTGACGATGCTGCCTGCGCTGGGTATGCTGGCGTTCGTTGTAGGCACGTTTGGAGGTTATGCGGTCGCTGTGCCGATAGGCGTTTCGCCCACGTCCTACCTGCTGGGCATCCGGGAGCTGGTAGACACATACGATGTGTTCGCTGGACTGCTGAAGACGGTGGTTTTTGGAGCAATCATCGCGTTGGTTGGTTGCCGAGCAGGATTGAGAACAGAAGGAGGCGCGGTAGGGGTTGGGCAGGCGACCACGAACAGTGTCGTGGTAGCGGTATTGCTTATCTATGTGGCGAACTTCTTTCTGGCGTATCTGTTGTTTGGTGGACGATGA
- a CDS encoding ABC transporter ATP-binding protein: MTEQPVAQTAVRVSDVWYGADSRWVLQGVSLEVHAGEIFAIMGPSGCGKTTLLKLISGLLKPQRGEIWIGGTEISRLSEANLTPVRRQIGLVFQYAALFDSLTVYDNVAFGVRRHITRREREVAEIVREKLAMVGMAGTEHLYPAQLSGGMQKRVGLARALAMNPSIVLYDEPTAGLDPIMAETIDTLIVDTTRRLQVTALVVSHDLTSVFHIADRIAMLHEGRIITCGSPEAVRADTNPVVRRFLQAGGIVPSGETTVSGG; this comes from the coding sequence ATGACCGAGCAACCTGTTGCCCAAACTGCCGTGCGCGTCAGCGATGTCTGGTATGGGGCCGACTCGCGATGGGTGTTGCAAGGCGTTTCTCTGGAGGTGCATGCAGGCGAGATATTTGCCATCATGGGACCCTCCGGCTGCGGTAAAACAACACTGTTGAAGTTGATTAGTGGTTTGCTCAAGCCGCAGCGGGGAGAGATATGGATTGGCGGCACCGAGATATCGCGCCTGTCTGAAGCGAATCTGACACCTGTCCGCAGGCAGATAGGGCTGGTGTTTCAGTACGCTGCGCTTTTTGACTCGTTGACAGTTTATGATAACGTGGCGTTTGGGGTGCGTCGTCATATCACCCGGCGTGAACGAGAGGTGGCGGAGATCGTGCGCGAGAAGCTGGCGATGGTGGGCATGGCAGGCACAGAGCATCTGTATCCGGCGCAGCTATCGGGCGGGATGCAGAAGCGGGTGGGGCTGGCACGTGCGCTAGCAATGAACCCGAGTATTGTGCTGTACGATGAACCGACCGCTGGCTTGGACCCGATTATGGCGGAGACCATCGACACACTGATAGTAGACACTACGCGGAGGCTACAGGTGACCGCGCTGGTGGTGTCGCATGACCTAACCAGCGTGTTCCACATCGCAGACCGCATAGCGATGCTGCACGAGGGACGGATAATCACCTGCGGTTCGCCGGAGGCAGTGCGGGCGGATACTAACCCTGTAGTGCGTCGCTTCTTGCAGGCTGGCGGTATCGTGCCGAGCGGTGAAACCACGGTGTCAGGAGGCTAA
- a CDS encoding outer membrane lipid asymmetry maintenance protein MlaD — protein sequence MITSRKAVFLVGLTIILAVAWMVATVIYLRGTLAAQRVYSVEAVFPDALGIREQARVYLAGVEVGEVQRVWLTPDLRARVRMALRKEVRIPEDTVAVVMSPGIAGVDKLIALVPGKSPHEAREGTELQGTKEPGISDIAPVAQQTLQEVQKLVRSANEWLTRCGDTRQR from the coding sequence ATGATAACCTCGCGCAAGGCGGTGTTTCTGGTAGGGTTGACCATCATTCTAGCGGTAGCGTGGATGGTGGCAACGGTTATCTATTTGCGCGGTACGCTGGCTGCCCAACGTGTGTACAGCGTGGAGGCGGTATTCCCCGACGCGCTGGGCATCCGCGAGCAGGCGCGGGTGTACCTCGCGGGGGTGGAGGTGGGCGAGGTGCAGAGGGTGTGGTTAACACCCGACCTGCGTGCGCGAGTACGCATGGCGCTACGGAAGGAAGTGCGGATCCCTGAGGATACAGTGGCGGTAGTGATGTCGCCGGGCATTGCGGGCGTAGATAAACTGATTGCGCTGGTGCCGGGCAAGTCGCCCCATGAGGCGCGAGAAGGCACGGAGCTGCAGGGAACAAAGGAGCCGGGTATTAGCGATATCGCTCCAGTCGCGCAACAAACGCTGCAAGAGGTGCAAAAGCTGGTGCGTTCCGCCAACGAATGGCTTACCCGATGCGGAGATACGCGCCAGCGTTAA
- a CDS encoding hypothetical protein (possible pseudo, frameshifted): MTVKAHVGKGTTKLFGAVTAQHIADAIAQQYHVKVDKRKIGLLEPIKSLGEYEVPLHLHHDVNLTLKVEVVSQEASA; this comes from the coding sequence GTGACAGTCAAAGCGCACGTTGGCAAAGGAACCACCAAGCTGTTCGGCGCGGTGACTGCCCAGCATATTGCAGATGCCATCGCGCAACAGTACCATGTGAAGGTGGATAAACGCAAAATCGGTCTACTGGAGCCGATTAAATCGCTGGGCGAGTACGAGGTCCCCCTGCATCTCCACCATGATGTCAACCTGACCTTGAAGGTGGAGGTAGTATCTCAGGAGGCTTCAGCATGA